In Setaria italica strain Yugu1 chromosome I, Setaria_italica_v2.0, whole genome shotgun sequence, the genomic window gcgggtgacgccatcacccgtCCCTGCAAATGATTCTCCATGGGCGGGCCACATGCTACAGTACCGCTCCCATTTTGTAGGTGCGGTGATAATTTCATCCGCTCTTAGGAAAAAACGGGACGCCCCTACAATTCGTTCTTATAGTAGTGGATCGATCTCCATCTGGTAGGTTGATGATACGGATGCTGATCTGGCTCAACTTTTAAGCTATGGATCCGGGATCGCATGCAGTGGAAATGGAATCCTGTGTGTGTTAAGTTGGTGCCCAACGGCCTATAATTGTGCTGGTGCATGGACGGTAGCGGGTTCACGTGCAGCTAGCTACCAATGCAACGGGCGTACGTCTAGTACGTTGGTCGACGGACGTGTCTCCTAATAATTTAATTTTGTCATCTAATTTCGTGATCGAGGATGCCCGGCTTTATTTGTGTCTTCCTCTGCACATTTTCGACTATTTTGTGGATCATCCATGTAGCAAAATGATATAGTTAAGGTATTATAGCTGAATGACGACGTACTTGCCATAAACATTGGCaataatttcttctttttttaaaggTACCTCTCAAGATTCAAACCTCAATCTTCAATATTTAACTAATAGTAGTTAGACTAATAAGGTTTTATAGCTTTTGCTACCGGATTCATGTGTGAAAATATTTTCACATGATGTCATTTTGTTAGTCATATACGGGCAAATAATGCCATTATGACAATAGCATAGAGTAAcctcctaaatctatatctaaattacccacctctaccattatataaaataaactaaagtaacccaaTAGTAACCTTCTAAATtcgcaactaaattgcccaccactagtacttaaaaataacttttttttttaccaaagtcAGTAGGGGAAACCCAACCTATTTTTCATATGTTTTTATTCCAGGCTTGTTTAATTCCCTCCCATAGGGAGTTGCATCCAGGCCTGCTagatgctactcaggtgctctaaccactaggctagaggccctttcgcaatacttaaaaataacttaaaggaaccccttaaatttgcatcaatATTACCCGtacatgtcattattaaaaataacatgagttAACCCTACATCTAAATCCAAATCAACtcaattaaaaatatacaccaatacatgattttaaattatctatttcttacactattggcatgtgatataataattaagatttatatgcatgatgtgtatcaccatttataaagatacagAAGAATTGAAATAATAGCTCAAATTTAGGGTTCATTTAAGAAATTCAAGCGCACAcctacgatgcaaagtgaaaagttaaatattATAATTATGGATGAAAATGTTGTAGAGTAATTACAAACTAAAATTTATCACAATCGAATGAAGATAATgagtatatatatctatataagtattgtgctcgaatatttaacaaatgagagataGCTCAAaataatagttttgtagcattGTGGTACCATTTTTTTCCATTAGAGATTTCGCATTAGTTCTCATCAGACATGCTAAAAAATGATAAATCCTAGATATTCtcaaaaaaatcagaaacatcaaacgTCAATCTTgcaaactctaataatcatagtcattagtctattatattttctaaaaagttacccgcgcctatcattatgaaaatattctaaaataaaccctaaacctatatctaaattaccgagccctgtcattataaaaaataatctaaagtaaccttataattttcatccaatttactcatgcatatcattataaaacataacttaaaataccattctaaatttgtaccCACGTATATCGTTATATAtgattatcttcatgtgcatcacaCGGAAAtaccaaaagtaaactaatatatgattataAATTACATATTTTTATTATTGTTCATATAAAAATACTTAACTAGTTAAGGTATATACTCATGAttagtgtcaccatgtagaccatttatacatgtatgtgaggaagtaatgcaaaatattgatttttatgctaaagaTAATGaatggaggtgtgatacaaatgAAAGAAGtgtaaatgtggatgaaaaaatatatagagtaattattaattaaaaattgtTCACAACTGGACAAAAGATAAGTACGCATCTATATgtgtattatgttgaagtattgaaaaaataagaaagcagcaggtaaatttttttattatttgctaggagtttaatttctaaataattttcaactataatagtttttaaaaatattagtccaTGCGgcagcacgggttgatggactaatAAGGATACGATTGGCGGTTAATAAAATGTAGCCTAGCTTGTAGACTGCACCAAATCAAACCGTGCACTGTTGTTTCTTTTTGAGACCACAATTTCATAATGCTTGAAAAATGGAGACCGTCCGCTCGTGACGATATGATTTAACGCCCTTATCAAATAATGCGCATCAGTACACGTATTTAACACTGTGAACTCCTATCGTATTTCCGAGACAAAGGTCCAACAATGTCATTTTTGCGGCGATCGATGCACGTCGTCCACACGCGAAGCACCAGAGCGAGCAAGTTTCCACGTCCCCACCATGTGCCCTAGACAGCGATCGTAGCTTGGATTATTCGTCGCTATCGCCATTGCCATTGTCGATCGATGATGCAAGCTGCTAGCACACAAACAAAAGCAACAGTGTTATTTACAACAATGTCCAAATATATACTTCTCCggttctccctcctcctcccaccctctCACACCTCATCACTTGCTCATCGGCTGCACGACTGCACCTACCCAACCCGACGAGCCACCCACCCAAACCCAACCAGCAGCGCAGCTGCCTGAGCTTTTGATGAGCAGTTGTTGAGCTAGCCTAGCTGCTTAGGTAGAGTCACGGAGTAAGCTAGCTGTTGGATCAGTTCGCCATGGGCAACTGCATCCAGCAGAGCAGCAGTAGCAGCGGTAGCCGCGGCGCCTTCGCCGGAGAAggccgccgcccggcggcgcATCAGCtgcagaggagcggcggcggcaggagaagaagcgcatccggcgacgacgaggaggaaggccaagaaggggcggcgccgccgccgccggtggtgaagatgaagatggtgcTGACCAAGGGTGAGCTGGGGTGGCTTGTTGCCCGGCTCAATGCCGGCGACCGCCGCCTCGAGGACGTGCTCCACGAGATGGCGGCGTGCAAGCGCgagggccgcgccggcgccgccgacgggtGGCGGCCCAGCCTCGAGAGCATCGTCGAGTGCCCCGCCGAGACGGCGACggaggctgccgccgctgccaacTCCGCCGATGATTAGCTAGCTAGCCGGCCgctgtcatgactcatgagtatctcgtttcttcttcctcgtggATTGTCTCCTTCCAGGTTCTTGGTTTGAGTTGAGGTggtgggagaaaaaaaaatctgcgaTAACCATGTTCATCGCTGAAGAGTGATTAATTATATTAGCCAGCCGCCGACCCGCCGTGCAATAGGGGTAATCTAGGTAATTAGCATGCATCCGGCTGCCTAGTTCATGAGTCGTGCTAAGTAGCATTTGCagctttctttcttcctttatGTATTTTTGTgtatatttttttgcaaaatatttttgCATATACTCCCCccttccaaattactattcggtttgacttttctagattcataatttttttatgtGCCTAGATAtttttttgctatgtatctacaTATATactatagtatatatctagatacatagaaatatcatgtatctagaaaaatcaaaatgaatagtaatttagaatggagggagtatataagcTAGTATTAGTGTATTACTGTGTTAAGGACGAGAAGCCACCACAAGCAGAAAGAATGTCGATTAATTAAGAACATGGTTACAGCCTAAAACAGTTTTTACATATGCTGGCTACTCGATCCATGGAGCAGGACTATTTCGTCACATGTAAATgggttatcttttttttttgaattgaaGTGCTTCTCATCGTTACACGAAGAATAACCTTGTCTGGATAAACTCATTTCCTCCCAAAtatatggattaattagactggAAGATAAATTAAACTTCTATCAGAACCTTGCAGACTTTGTAGTATCAAAGATTATATATCCCTTGCTCTCCCATCTGTTAATGCTCTGGTTAATTACTTCACACAGTGTTCAACTGCCTTCGAGTAGTAGCGTCGGTCGGTGGCTGCAGCACACTGTCATCCATTCGTGTGTGCATGCACTCTGTAAATATTCACcggaaaaaatatattatatgaaaaaaaacaCTTATGCTGACTACCGGTTCACCGACAGGCGACAGAGCGACTGAGATTGTTACCTATACATGTCAAATCGGGCCGGTCGAATTGACGGCAGGGCAAGAAAATTTTTGACGTCGATATTTTTATGTGCGTAACTAACCTTGGGTTAGTTTTGACCATGTGCATGGGTATTGTACGTACGACTCGCCGCGGGAGATTGCCTGCCGGTTTCTCGCCTTGCCAGCGTCAATGGTGACCAGCATAAAAAGGGACATTTTTGTTTGCGTCTTGACTAACCCGCGATTATTCATGGCCAGTAGTCCGTCGTCCATGGTGGAGAGTATCTTGTCCCTAGATTTTAGTGAATTAATGACATAAGTTTAAATATTTAATGAACTTTCAAATGGATGAGCAGATTTAAAATGATTGGTGGACATGTAACACTTATGAATGACTAAAAAGGAAGTGAATGAATATGAGGCATAAAATTTaattttgtttgaatttgagtatagaaaTGACGCACTATTAAGAGGAATGCGTAATCTTTGGTCTTTACGTTGaaaaaaggtgctcaagatgacatAGCCAAACTATGAGAGAAACCTTGCACCTGCACTTCACTTGGGAAATTCTTAAATAGGTGCTGACCTGAGAGTTCCGAATTTTTTCAGAAGTTTTTCCGGAATGTCCGGAAGTTCGGAGACTCCGGAACATAACatcccaacggctagttttggggtgaaggggtataaataccccctaaCCCCCTCCCACAGTCACTATCTTGACCTAACTTCGTGGTGAGCTTCATAAAAACATTTAAGTCCCCCTATTTACTCCCCTTTGGCATTCttggtgagatttggtggagatTTAAGGAGGGATTCAAGGGAAGGGCAAGTGAGAGTGCTAGTTagctgatttcccatctcttgagcaccttgtcTTCGTCAAGCCGGTAATTtcatgtttgttactcttggagcttcaagctcctagccagCTAGGCGTTGCCCGTGGAGCATCCAAGGTTGTGGCTGCCtacgggaagtttgtattaccccgacGATTGAGCAAGTGACTCTAGCTCGATCTTAGTGGTCGCTAGAGtgaggaaagtggcttaggtGTGAGAAACCCACCCTTTGTGGGTTTCTCAATGGAGATGTAGGCTTCCAGTGTGGAGTTGAACTCCGATAAACAAATTcttgtgtctcttgtgcttgttgttcttgATTACATTTATATTCAAGCATAGAATATATTTCTAGGGTTTGTGCTTGATCTACTCTTTTAGAAGTTTGCTTGCTGTTCTATCTTGCCTCTAAGGCCTAGAATATCTTGTTGCTTAACCTATATTCGACGATTTACTTTTGAGCAAGCTTTTCATAGGGTTGTAGTGCAATCTCGCAATTTTCCGAAAATTCCGCAAGTTGTGGAATTTTTAGAACAATCTTCGAAAACTCCGGAAGTTTCTGATAAAGTTGTGTAAATTTTCAGATTCGACTATTCACCCCTCTCTAGTCgacatcctagatcctttcaCATGGACAATAGCTTGAGCTTCGGATCCTTTCACCCCTCTCTAGTGAAATCATGAGCTATGTAGTTGACCCAAGGAGTTGAAGAATTTAAACTTTGGTGGGAACAAAGTTAAGACTGATGAACACTGCATCTTGTcgtgaaaaatactttcatttGCATAACAATATTATAGTTCTTTTCAAATCCGGCGGTAATTTGCAGGAAGCCAGGAACTGCTGACTGAGGTACCAATGCCAGTAGAGAGTTCTATATTATTATTTTCAAAAATGCTAATAAACGTCGACGGGCTAAAACTAATATGTAGTTACGCACTAAACTTTAAAACTAGAGGTATTTTATTCCATGCCTATTTAGAGACAATGGTTAATGATATACCTAATGCCCATAAAGTATTATTTTTGTCTCGGTTTCTCTACCCATATAAAATTGGAGGTATTTTGGTCTTTTTTccactagtagaaaactgagtattagtcccggttggaagggtgcaaatctctcgaaaaactatccgggataaagcaatcgggacaaaaggggtatCTTTTATCCTgggtccctcaaccgggactaaccgggactaaatgggctgccacgccaggcacGGTAcaggcccccttttatcctggttagtaataccaaccgggataaatgattttgcaaaaaaatttaaaaaataaataaattccgGGGGGTCCCAGggagtcacaagtcacgcgattttcacgcaaaatatgtgcgtgcgcggttcgtgggattcgaacccacgacctcaagcctcgcgtgtaacttccttgccatcccacctacacaccacatttgactatataggggatccaatccttttatactaactcgcgagggacccttttatcccgattggtgtttccaaccgggataaaagacccccttttatcccggttggtattataacccgggataaaagggtctcaAGGATTTACTTCTGCCCCAGCCacacgtgggggacccttttatcctggttggaaacaccaaccgggataaaagatacaaaccgggataaaagggttcgagggctTTAGTTCCTTTTCAACCACCcgtgagggacccttttatcccggttggtgtcgtgagctttagtcccgagtggtaacaccaaccgggattaaaaggctgacctttagtcccggttattcttaccacccgagacaaaagggtcccccacgggtagctgattttttcacccgggactaaagggtctctCACGAATGGCTGATTttgaaccgggacaaaaggtaaCTTGTAGTTtaggttgcaaataccaaccgggagtaaagctccgtGCACCCCCTTTTATACCGGGCCTAAtttaaaccgggattaaaagggggcgcatcgaaagtcagttctctactagtgttccCAAGCTACTGGTTTCCATTAGCACCTATTATCTATCTCTACTCTCACATCTAAAGTTTGGACACTTTCTTAGAGCtcgactaaagtttagctcacCCATTAGTATTCCTATTTGGATAAGCTACTCCATTAGCATCCGGATCCGAACGAGGTGTAAGTTCAGCTGTGTGTACGACTGGGCTTGGAACCTATGGAAGCATGTGTACTTATGTAGTCTTGCATGATACTCTGCACATGGATGTACGTAGCACTAGTAGTGACAGTAACGATGGGCAAACACTATGCCTGATTTGATTTGTGTTGGCATAGGAAATTTAGCGtgacccgccagcacaaaactTTCTTGGACCGGTGGGGgagcacccgctagcacagaagccactgtgctggcgggcgacccAAGCACCCACCAGCATAGATGCACTCCATCTATGCTGGCGGTTAGCTTATGTCACCCGCTAGCATAGACCTTGCCCAGATAAGGCCGCGGGCATCTTCTTCCCTAGCCacccttccatttggagcttgcccgagaggagctcgggaaaagctccaaaaacaccaaatctaagtgggaaggttttgctcttgatttctttggaggaggtggctatataaggtgagtttgtgccattctaACCTTATTTtgcaacttctatccatcatttctagcttcattaggttgtcatctagatctagatctagacctagaagagagagaggagggaagtaactagagatggattattttgtaaataaaatgctatggtcatattataacaattacaatgctatgtttgtcattttaatataatatagaattgagtttgattatattttttctacttattaattattacatccatagttttaattaatgaagttgattgaattaatatataattgagtttgattttttccttcttattaattattacattcatggtttaattgagtttcatttagggtaatatagaattggtttttattatatttcttcctacttattagttactacatccatagttttaattaatgaagttgattgaattaatatataattgagtttgatttctttccttcttattaattattacatccatggtttaattgagtttcatttagggtaatatagaattattttttattatatttcttcctacttattactTACTACATctataatttaatttagtttatggAATTGCGACCCATaactcattaaattagttaatataacatagaattgttatcataggttgttaaagatggatcatagagcatggatgtatggcatacggagacattcgcatactttcatgtcagaggtatcaaagtttgtggatGTTGCGAAGAAGCACGCtggcatttgcaagacaaagcaaatacgttgtACGTATTTTGattgtagcaacaatattgtaagggaggatactgatgtcatcaagaggcatttgataaagcgaggctttgtggatggatacacaatttggtcctaCCATGGTGAGGtaggaggtactttcaacaacacagacatcgataCTAACTGTGATGAAGTGGGTCgtgatgatgcaaacgaaaatgatcatgttacgacggatgatgattatgaccatGGAGATCAAAATGATGATCAAACAGATGCGCATGCggaaccacaggtggacgaggaatgtgatgttgatatggaggacatgttgcacCACATTAaaccggaagtgttgctaggggttgcgaaagggttagagaatttcgagacactcaagaaggtagcaaaggaccgtatgtatgtgggatgtgggaaggagtggacagtgttgcatttcatccttcatcttctaatcctgaaggctaaattcggctggtcagataatagtttcaatgatctccttactctgctgGGCAATTCACTCCtgaagcctaactttgtgccaaaaaatagatatgaagcaaagaagattatcaatccattgaagatgcgtGTGAAAAGAATACACGCGTGCAGGAACCACTGCATGTTGTACCGCAATGAGTATGTGgtattggaaaagtgtccaaattgcgatgctagtcattacaaaagtaatgccgatTTCTGTGAGGACCGTGCTGGTTCCTCCAttgggaataagaggaagaaggttgcaaagaaaagtgttggtgctcaagtggaggacgagtCATGTATAGGTACTGACACGGTGACTCAGCATAGAGTCCCtaccttggtgatgtggtacttgccagtggtggaccgtctgaagcgtttgttctcaaacccaaagaccacttaaatgatgacttggcatgctgattGCCAGTAAAGGATGATGGAAAGCTTCGACATCCTTCCGATGCTCGCtagtggaggaccttcgatgccaatTATCTATAGTTTTTAGATGCAAAAGGAATGTACGGTTGGCATTGAGTACAGATGGCATGAATCTATTTGGTGAAAGAAGTAGCACGCACAGCACATGGCTGGTgttgatgaccatatacaactTTCCTCCATGGCTATGCGATAAGAGAAAGtttcttttgctaaccattctcatacaaggcccgAAGCAACCTAGCATCGACatagatgttttccttgagctattgatggaagatatgcgGAAGCTTTGGGAAGATAGGGTTtggatgtgggatgagtacagaAA contains:
- the LOC101772315 gene encoding uncharacterized protein LOC101772315, coding for MGNCIQQSSSSSGSRGAFAGEGRRPAAHQLQRSGGGRRRSASGDDEEEGQEGAAPPPPVVKMKMVLTKGELGWLVARLNAGDRRLEDVLHEMAACKREGRAGAADGWRPSLESIVECPAETATEAAAAANSADD